CATACTTTAAGGGGTAAAATTTCTAATGCTGAAGTCTaatagaaatttcatatttcACTAATGTTTAAAATTGGGAGAAAATATTTAACATCGCTAACAATTCAAGGGGCACAATCTTATAAGTCACAAAATATAGGGGCCAAAATACTTATTGATTCGCAAATTATATACAAAGAATTAATGGTAAATAAAAataggctaattaagatttttgtccTCTGAAATTTGACATGTACGAAATCATGCTCTTTGAAATTTTAAGGTATCATGAACTAtttaaattgttagatttaaaaactTTTGTCAAATTTTAGTAAAGAAAATCTAACATGGATAAAAATTTAAGagacataatttggtacatgtcaaagttcgatgaatataatttggtatatgtcaaagttcgagggatataatttagtacataaataatcattgaattagtaaaattgaatgaaattggacaaaaatccttaaatctaacaatttcaatagctcgggagaaatttttaacggtaaaaaaaatttaggaaacataatttagtacatatcaaagtttaagAGGcgaaaattctaaaaatattaataggGAACTAAGGAGCGCCAACAATTTCTTTCTATAACTGTATTATTAAGTGTATGTGTATATACATGTTAAGCCATATAGTATGTATAGTTGTGTGTATATGTTATACATAAATAACTCACTTGTTTATCTTCAAACCATTTTCCAAAGGCTTGAAAGCTGCCAATACTACAGCCACTTTACATACAAGAAATCCAAGCATACCAACAATGAGATCTTTGGGTGTGAAAGCCATGGGAAAATCTCCAGAGCTGTACTTAGCCACAAACAAAGCAAACCCAATTGCCAATGCAACAGTAGATATTGGTCCTTTAAACCCTCCAATCATTTGTTCAGTTTCTCCTGTGTTCTGGGAACTTGGTTCCGGAGGAGGAGCTGGTAATTCATCGACCGACCTTTGCAACACGAGAAGATACAAGAAACCGCCAATCCCACCTGCTAAAAATGCGAAAGCTCCATGTTCTCCAACCGAAAAAGATGCAGCTGATGTACCGAAAAATATCAACATGGCATCATAAAGTAGCAAAGAGAATTTAAGATCTGCATACTGTCTCATACTCTCCTCATTTGATATCTTTTGGCTTTCAAGTGATGTCGATTCGGGAAGGCTTAAGGTAGAGGGATCCAGCCCTGATATTTCGGTGGCAAGACAAGGTCTAAGTTCTAGCATCGAGATATTACTTCCTTCCCCGAGCAGAATATCCTCAGCTTGAAATTCATACTTGACACTGACATACCGAAGATCTTCTGCGCCTTTCTGGTTGGACAACGGTTGAGACGAGGAAACAATTACCAAGCTCACTCTTCCTAACCTCCATTGGCCTGACCATAGAGAATTGTCAAATGAGGATCACTTTGTGAGTGAAGTAGAATCTTAAAGCTTAAATCTTGGAAATATTTGTGGTATAAGTAtctaaaattttgcttttataACCGGCATAAATCCAATGATTAATTTAGCAGTCTAAGTATCCAATATTagtaatttagaatttttcttcaGTTTCATCTCTACAGACTCCATTAGTGTTTTAAACAGAACACATCATTGAATCTGAACAAAAACgtgtagtatcagttacttctaAATCTTTCAACAAATTTAAAAACTAGTCTATATTGATGGGACTACACGAAAATGAATCATTAGGTCTATACCGCAtacaaactcaaaactttgAGTACGTAAATATCCTAAATCATAATAACATAGACAAACTAACCTGATTCAAGGCCGATCCAAATAGCCTTAACTCTCTGTAATTTAGGTCCAATGAAAGTAAATTCATCCACAGAAGCTCTTTGAAAAGGGAATAACAAGTCATTATCTGAATCAGCAGACTGATGTTTAACCAAACTTGCAGGAATTCTTTGTAATAAAGAGTCCCCATTTTCATCAATCAAACACAGGAGAACACCAGCATTCAAGTCAGTGAGACTTGAGGCTGAGAAATTACTAGTACCTAACTTAACTTTGTACATAGATTGAGATACACCATTCTTAAAAGAACTGAAATCATTTTCTACTGCTGAGCTATCTCTACAGATTTTAGCTTCTGCTGCTTGGAAAAGGCGCGCCGGCTTTGCATAGTCCTGAAAATCTGTAATGAAAAGAGTTTTCAGATAGTTCAAATCTGGAATCTCAGCTTGGAGAGGTtgaaaattatcaaaatttctTCGCTCTCCAAGAACCGAAAATCGATCACAGAGTTTTCTTTTCAATGTTCATTTCATAGATTGCTTAGTTAATGACTTGGACAGTCAAAGGATTAAAATCTAATCTAATCTAATCTAATCACTATTCAATCAGATTAACAACTATGGATGTTAACATACACATGTAAATTCACAAAATTCAATAGGCACACCTGAAGACTATTACTCTATACAGTCTTCAACAAAAGCAATATGTTAATCAGAACAACATAATTAGGATAATCTATTAtcaataaaaaattgtcacCAATTAGTAACCTTCTGTGTTCAGTTGTATGAAAGTTCTTACTTTTGTTCATAATTTTGcaaatattttcatgaaataacataacaaattattgaattattatttttcactcCAGAATTGTTCTCTTTCTCTATTGTTAAATTTACACACATACAAGAAAAAACTTTCATTACTGAAAAAACTCAAATTTGCTGAATGGGCAATTTGCTATATATACTATTTGACACAAAGTATGCAACTTTGCCAAAAGTTTGAAATTTCAAGCTTAGTAATTCCATAGCTGAGAAAGGAAATGACCCTTTTCTTATTTGGTTATAATATTTCATTTTGATTTGTCAGGAGCCAAACAGAgacgaaaaagaaaagaattgaCCTTGGTAATCAGATTGCTTGGATTGAATAGAAGGAAATCGATGAAGCCCAGTTCGTCTTTGTGATGAGTGAAACCTTCTGCCATAGAAAGGGATTCCATGGTCTCCCTTCTTTCGTGTAATGAAGCTCTGAGAAGTTGCAGAGATTGAATGTCTCAGTGGAATGGACTCCATAGCTCAAACAAACAAACCGAATtcccatgttttttttttaattaaaaaacaaaaataatataataaattaaaaaatagcgttttttaaattatgaatAGAAAAATGTTCAACAAAGCGTCTGTAGTCCAACGGTTAGGATAATTGCCTTCCAAGCAATAGATCCGGGTTCGACTCCCGGCAGACGCATTTTCACGTTttaataatttacttttttgttttatttattttttttccttaaaatactaattgatttttttattttttctttaaagaaGTAAACaaattcattaaaaataatGTTATACATGTCAAACAAATAATATAGATGATCACAATAATACTATacaatttataaaaaatgtgaATAGTCATCTAATCAAACATGTTTTAACTGTATATAAACAAATTatacattagtaaaattataaataaaaataataaataaatattgtcaCAAATTTTTATCAAAATGCCAATCAAATAATTCTTCGttcatatcataaaaattgtgactaatttcACTACAAATTTCATCACTCTATATAATAAGTTGTTATCAGggttaattttgaattttagtgggtataagaaaaaaaatatatagtatttttaaaaggaaaaaatatttttttgggtgAGCCTAATAAACAGAGGCCTAACTCGTCTATGTTCAAACTTAAATGTGATTATTAATGTTatgattaaaataaaatgatatacttaACATAACGATTTTCTCGTGTCTTCTGTCATTAAATTGGTATCTCTGCAGCTTCATAAAGGTTCAACAAGAAATATGAAATGGAATTGATAGGATTTTTGTTGTTTGCCGATTTTATTGTTTCTAATTCTATgatacattaaaattaaaaggtTTGATTGATACAAAAGGCAAAATAAAGGACTCATTTTAGCACCCTTTTTGTCTCCAAAGAGAATTATACACTAATACACAACTCTCAAAACTAGACACTGTTTTTTCCAattatcataaaataaatatacatataaattatcataaaataaataggaaaattctttatataaaataaataggaAAATTCTTTAATACACACCCTTCAAAGAGACATATCCGTACTTCTCCTAGAAAGCAATTTAATTGGTTACATGTCAGAAATGAAGAGAGAATATTATAGGCTTTGGTGTATTGAATCAAACTTAGATTATAGGGGGTGCACTGATACCCAtcctaaattattatttgattggTTCAATtactttaatttctttttaacaaaatgaaaaataatcccCTCACCACCCCTATCTAAGCTTTCCTTCTCAGTCCTCTGCCATTTGGTCATTTTTTCCAGCGCGGCCATTTGATCCGACTCATGCTTGGTCTGTCATCTCTTTTGTCTTCATTATTGCAATAGCTGGTAAACTACTCATGGTTCTTTTAGGATTATTGAAGTTTATTTATTCTCTAGGTGAATGGTTTTCTTTGTATTTAAATTCAGTTATTTAATTCTAAACTTTgatgattcaaatagttttttaataatGCGTTTATGGTGCAGAATTATGGCTCTTTGTCTCTTTCTTGGAGAAAGACAGAACATGATTTTTAAggcttttccaatttttttttataattgaaacTTACTGGATTTTGAAATGGAGATTTAAACCTCTCGAAGTCTATGGACACATTTAATTTTCGAAGACAGAAATACTAACCCAAGGCACAATACAGATTAATGAAGAAAAGATAAACAtccttatattattaatttcactTAAAATGGCATGTAACTCCACGATAACACAAATTCTGCCTTCAATCTATCATCAATTCCAGAGAAATAATTTCTTCAACTCAAAATAAACCTCTCACTTTTATGCACTAAAATCGATTataagataaaaaagaaattgtTCAGAGTCTCTACCTTAAATCTTTAAACTTGATAACGATAGCCAAATATCagttttcaatattttaataaatccaTCTTCCattccctaaaaaaaaaaactaaataaataaattcttttcaaataaataaatatacaatgtGTAATATTCCACCAAAATACCATGTGCCTCAATATTATAACCAATCACTATTCAAGATTTTAGGGGTGCATGAATATGACTAATTTTAGGATGTCTATTGTAGAAATACccaaataaatatacatataaatgatcataaaataaatatgaaagtgAGGTTGGCATGACCTTAGTGACTTGTGAGTGAAGCAAACTGTGACTTATATAAAtgatcataaaataaatatgaaagtgAGGTTGGCATGACCTTAGTGACTTGTGAGTGAAGCAAACTGTGACTTATAATTATCTCTTTTCAAATAGCAAAGAGAAGCAAAACAAGATAAATAAGATAATGTTATGTTAATGATAAatgtataatcttaattataattttgaattattattaattaggaTTTAGTGATTTACATTTATAAACTTGACTAAGTacaattttattagtatatttttacaTTCTAATTACAATAAGTTTCTTCTCTTGTTTCTTTTTTATGTGTTCAATATCGttttttgtttataatttttccaatttttttcttctttagtaTATGAAATTACTAGTCTCACTCTAAACTTGATTCCCATCATGTcatgaaagaaaaaagaaaaaaaagtgaagATATTAGACCCAAACAAATTGATCAGCACACCATTTTCATGTGTAGTTCTAAGCAATTCCATTTTAATTTCTGAAGAACCAAACACATAATAATCACTTTGTTTGTGTAATaaattttatacaaattaaatttattagaaTCAACATACATAGAAGCGTTTGTAGTCCAACGGTTAGGATAATTGCCTTCCAAGCAATAGACCCGGGTTCGACTCCCGGCAGAcgcaaattattaattttattttgtaaatacaaacgtattttttttagtataattattattaacaaTGTCAAACTCTagtagaataaaaataaatattaatgataTTAAAAAATTCTACAAAATGTACACTCTTTGTTGGTATCCTATTtggaataattttttagtcttgTAGTTATTTAATTGAAAACAAGGttcaacaatatttttttaagtggtGTATCTACTTGAAATTGATTAGTGTTGAAAGAAGAAGCTTTTTATATATAGTTCTGCAAAATTTCATAATATTTGATTTACTACTTTACCTGTAATTATTAccatttcataaaaatattaattctggctacaaaaaaataccatttcataaaaataataataactacaAACACTTAAGATTGTATCATCAATGTAATGTCAAAGCTGTACTAAAAacaaatctaaaataataattaaaaaaatatataaaactgataaaatacatatttgtgTTTTCTAGTATCTTTCTTATTCTCTTCATTCTTCATCTTCAAAATGATTAGTGTTGAATCTTAAAAGCTTCTTTGTTCTACAAAACTTGATGAGAAAATACCAACCAATTCCACCAATTGTCATAACACcactaattaaataaacaatttttgTAGCTATGGCCATAACCAATATCAAAAATGCTGAAGGAACCAAACACATCACAATCAATCCAAACAACCCCATTGGAACCTTAAATGGTCTACCTAATTGAGGAAACTTTCTCCTTAGCCAAATAAAAGAAGCAAATTCAAGCAACATTCCCAAACTATACAAGAAATTTGCTGCAGCAATTATTACCTCAAAGTCCATATATGCCATTCCCAAAACTATCCCAACTGAGACCAATATTCCAAATAGAGGAGTGTTGAATTTCTTCGAACGGTACTCGAAAATCTTGGGTAAAACTCCAATTTCCGCCATACCAAGTATTTGGTATGAGCTACTACTTAATTGGGCTTGGAAGAGCCCAATTGCTGACAACACTGCTCCAATTTCTATCCATATTTTGAGCCAATTCCCGGCTATGATGTATGCAGCCTCAGCATGAAAACCAGTTGTCCATAAACTTTGATCGACCGAAACTGAGCCTGTTACCGCGAAAAGAGGAATTAAGTATGATAAACATGTGAATAACACCGCTATGAATAGTGCTTTCGGAAAAGTCTTGTGAGGGTTTTCAACTTCGCCGGCTAAAGTTGAAACACTGTCAAAAAAATTAAGGTTCCAAAATAATGTATTGATGTATAAACCCCAATCTTTCTTCACACCCTTTTGCCCTAAACTAATCCACCTTACGGGCTTGATTTTGGGAATGGCAAAACATATCATTAGCACAAATGGTGCTATTGATACTAAGGCTAAGATCACAGCTACATAGCCAACTATTGTGATACCAATATAGTTAATTAGGGCTAGAATTATAATCATGCCGAAAATCACTACATAGCGAGGCCAACCCGAATCCAAAATAGGAAAAAGCCTTTCTAAATAATCCACACATAAAATTGGAAAGGCGGCGATATTAATGACAACACTTAAAAACTTCCAAGTTCCCATCATAGAACCCCAGAAGGGTCCAAAGGCTTGTTGAGCCCATATAACAAACCCTCCATTACCTGGATAGGTAGTGGAGAGTTCAGCCGTTACTAGGGCTTCAGGGATGCTCCATATGAAAGGAAACACTAAAAAGCCTATTAGGGCAAATAGTGGGCCCGCTGCCTGCACAGCGGGCTCTTCTCCGAAAGGCCCTCCGGCCACTTCGAAATAGATGAGGAATATGAGAGGGAGTAGAGTGAGTTTCTTTTGGGGTGGTTCGGTTATAGTTGTTGTTGGTAAAAGATCATTAATTGATGATGACATTGATATTGAtgatgttgttttgatgtttgcATTGTTGGATTCGTTTGTTGGTGTAACAATCTCCATTGTTTGGTTTTTGAGAgaacaattaataattaataatgactAATAAGAATTTTAGCTTCGAAAAGTATGTATTTATAGAATTAAGTAGATGATAGAGTTTGAGTAGGATTAGGtttaggaatatttaatttgatttttttaattttatctttttttaataattaagttaacaataatatattattttgaccttatttaattcaacataatatatatataatcggaTAAATTAACCATTTTAATTGAGAAAACTATAGCTAAttatataaatagaaataatatTAACAAATCAAACTATATAAAACTCTTCActgatattatttaaaaaaaaaaaaaaactcttcggTCGATAAGAAGATTAAAGAAACTGATAATAACAAattatattaagaaaattaaagaaataaaaaaaaacaacaagaaggaaaatATACCTACAgtcaacaatttttttaatattattattattttaaaagtttttagTTTATGTAAATTCGTTTGACATTTTATTCAAATTTGcatatgtttttatatttaattttttttttctgtaaagatatttaatttattgtttgttttagaaaatatttataaaaaaaatgctaTAATAAGAACTTAAAttcaaaaacacaaaaaaatctataacagaaaagtttaaatatcatgatattaataatatttgttaagaaaaaaaaagaataataatatttcGATTAATGTTTTAAAAGCAATTCTCAAAGAATAATTTTAAATACATCCCTTTGCAGGAGAGAACTAGCTAATTAATTAATCGTATAATATTATAAactatagatttttttttttcctagttattttctatcttttttATATTCTAACTATAATCAAAACCTATCAAAATTAATACctttaattaatctaattttggTCAAACATTTCAATAGGAcctttaatatttattgtttGTTATGTGTTACGAATATataattgtaattaatttattatatatatatttttttttgtttttactttttcaaaactaaaaattaaatgatatatatattaattagtgtGCTAGTTAAAATTTTTACAACAACagaaatattttattaagtgttctattatattaaataataaataattatattatttaatatgtaacaaataatttatattaatttaatattataatatttataaaagttcGGGATTAAGGACTATAGATCGAGATTCTAAACCCGTACCAAGACCTTGGCCTCGAATCTTAACATATATTTGGACCTAGATCTTAGATCTCGACCTGGACTTGGTCCTGATCCCAGTCTTGGCCCTGGATCATATTGCGAGTTGCAATTTAAGACTTTGTAGCTGAGTTCCCaatgttagactatatatatagtgtatgtaatatagcatatacaatgatatgaaaatgcggaaaatataatgaaatcatatcaataatatatgcaatgaaaggatcgatgtacctccagccattgatctttgagcttcaatccctgcgatagcttcagtattggagttcgggcttcctcgctctctcaactctctttagatggaatttgctgaatggattcagaatgagtgaggagctcggggaccgagaccctatatttataggtgagatactccatcagtatctgcgccacattaattgtcagaatattttgacaattaattcaggaaatcaaatcaggtaatgaatatagaaatctgaccatatatagaatattacataattgattttgtccaaattcaatgaatataaaatattcatttatcagaaaatcaattatttatttatttccttaaatagaaaattatttccttaattagaaaataatttccatatataaaatattctaatattctcccacttggtcagcatttaaactaaaatattcaaacccaacgttcctcattatataataaacatacgaatcatagcgacatgtcctcattatgaatcgagtattatcttccatgtattacaatacatttattatataacaatgtactttatgtggcaatgtacttaagtgaataaaccctaaaccttatgtttattcaggtcctctgaaatttttctcaaatgtaaaattaagatgcgcataaatatgagaaaataaaaataagagtttcattaataataactttatttgtacaaattacataagggaaccaagtcccatgttctctacatgatccttgaatttatgaggtggcaagccttttgtcataggatcggcaatcatcaattcggctaatgtgttgaatgaccactttattttccttaacacgttctctaatagctaagtacttaatgtcgatgtgattgcttcgacttccacttttgttgttcttagccatgaaaacaaGTGAATTGTCACGGAACATCTTTAgcggccttgcaatggaatcaaccactctaaggcacgaaatgaaactctttagccatacaccatgtgatgtagcctcaaagCAAGAAACGAACTCggcctccatagtagaagtagcgatcaaggtttgtttgttactcctccgGGACACGGCTCCACCGTGaacataaacacgtaaccggatgtagatttacgtgaatcgGTGCAACCGGCGAAATCGAGTCcgagtagccaactacttctagattgtcggttcgtttgaacatcggtttgtaatccttagtaccaCGAAGATACCTCATTACTTTCTTTGCGGCTTTCCGGTGGTCTATCCCGGGTTACTcgaaatcttcctaacattccgacagaataagcaatgtcgggtcttgtgcacactgagcatacattaggcttccgacggcgaagcataaggaatgttcttcatttgttctctttcaaaatcattctttgggcactggctcaaatttaatttatcacccttcacaattggagcaatgctcggtgaacaatctttcatatgaaatctttctaaaactctgttgatgtaggcttcttgagataaacctaagatacctcggtatctatctctatgaatcttaatgcctatgacataggatgcttcacccatgtctttcatctcaaagttctttgaaagaaattgtttcacttcacgtagcaaccctttatcatttgatgcaagaagaatatcgtccacatataaaacaagaaaacagatcttactcccactttccttcaggtatatgcattgatccatgacattctcttcaaatccaaaggaagagatgacatcatgaaattttaaataccattgacgggatgcttgttttaatccatagatggacttcttgagcttgcataccaaatcctgaccttcactagaggtgAATCCTTGCAGtttgtttcatgtatacctcctcctctagatcaccattcGGAAAGCGGttttacatccatctgctccagctctaaatcaaaatgagcaactaatgccaagatgactctcggggaatctttctttgatacgGGAGAAAAGTCTcgtatagtcaattccttcctcttgagtgaatcctttagcaacaagtctcgctttgtacctcTCGGTGTTGCActaatgagtctttcttagttttatagacccatttacggccaatggctctcgccccattaggcaactttacaagttcccGGACTTCtgttgcacctcatagaattcatttcatcatccatagcattgtaccacaattttgattctctcttgttcatagcttgtaaaaCGTTTACGGATCATTTCCAATACCAATATCggattctaataaatacacaacatagtctttATAAATCCTTGGTTTGATAGATGCagtagatcttcttaagacttcaccaacGAGCTCTTGGGGAGCGGCGAGCGGAGTTCGGCGGGTTGTTGTTCAACGGTTGCGAGCAACTCTTGAACATTTTGATCTACTtggattatcattaccaacttgtggatcttcggtgattggtaatggttgttcaacattcgtttgaactataggagtgttaaccattatcaatcttgcttttgaagtggaaggttcGAAGGATCTTTCTCGggacctaagtcctttgattgatcactcccaggATCAAGGCATTCTcgaaattttgcattccttgattccacaattcttgtgctatgagatggacaataaaacttgtaacctttagacttttcgtaccctataaagaatcgcttatggtccttgggtccaatttcttctcttgtggattatatattcgACTTgagatggacatccccaaatgcgtacatgattcaaacttggtttccaacctttccataattcaaaaggagttttgagactgcctttgttggaactcggtttaatatgtacacggatgtctttaatgcttcagtccaaggatttaggaaggttagagttgctactaagcatactcacaccatgtccattaatgttcggtttcttctttACGCAACACCATTTGCTCGGGTGTAcgggcaaggtgtaatgggcaaca
This Cannabis sativa cultivar Pink pepper isolate KNU-18-1 chromosome 6, ASM2916894v1, whole genome shotgun sequence DNA region includes the following protein-coding sequences:
- the LOC115695517 gene encoding probable polyamine transporter At3g13620, which encodes MEIVTPTNESNNANIKTTSSISMSSSINDLLPTTTITEPPQKKLTLLPLIFLIYFEVAGGPFGEEPAVQAAGPLFALIGFLVFPFIWSIPEALVTAELSTTYPGNGGFVIWAQQAFGPFWGSMMGTWKFLSVVINIAAFPILCVDYLERLFPILDSGWPRYVVIFGMIIILALINYIGITIVGYVAVILALVSIAPFVLMICFAIPKIKPVRWISLGQKGVKKDWGLYINTLFWNLNFFDSVSTLAGEVENPHKTFPKALFIAVLFTCLSYLIPLFAVTGSVSVDQSLWTTGFHAEAAYIIAGNWLKIWIEIGAVLSAIGLFQAQLSSSSYQILGMAEIGVLPKIFEYRSKKFNTPLFGILVSVGIVLGMAYMDFEVIIAAANFLYSLGMLLEFASFIWLRRKFPQLGRPFKVPMGLFGLIVMCLVPSAFLILVMAIATKIVYLISGVMTIGGIGWYFLIKFCRTKKLLRFNTNHFEDEE
- the LOC115695876 gene encoding uncharacterized protein LOC115695876 is translated as MESIPLRHSISATSQSFITRKKGDHGIPFYGRRFHSSQRRTGLHRFPSIQSKQSDYQDFQDYAKPARLFQAAEAKICRDSSAVENDFSSFKNGVSQSMYKVKLGTSNFSASSLTDLNAGVLLCLIDENGDSLLQRIPASLVKHQSADSDNDLLFPFQRASVDEFTFIGPKLQRVKAIWIGLESGQWRLGRVSLVIVSSSQPLSNQKGAEDLRYVSVKYEFQAEDILLGEGSNISMLELRPCLATEISGLDPSTLSLPESTSLESQKISNEESMRQYADLKFSLLLYDAMLIFFGTSAASFSVGEHGAFAFLAGGIGGFLYLLVLQRSVDELPAPPPEPSSQNTGETEQMIGGFKGPISTVALAIGFALFVAKYSSGDFPMAFTPKDLIVGMLGFLVCKVAVVLAAFKPLENGLKINK